One genomic window of Indioceanicola profundi includes the following:
- a CDS encoding porin: MTRKAVLPAAIGLAGTLALSFAGPARADVTDDLLRQLREKGILSQGEYNVLLDRKRAEEKATAQGVQSQPTVSPAQAIDPSTMIQRTESGVGFRVGEVEVKLSGSINGYYVHEWGDDNPGAVVGGLAGAGDSTSIRNGLLPGFLKFDITTVQDGWEVGAHFGIYPGINSVSWDNGANSPGVPAALATSGIDFRQTYLTIARPELGELKIGRDIGLFGSEAILNDITLLSVGTAGGNAAPSNTSLGRIGLGYVYTDFQPQITYTTPSFAGFQAAVGVFQPLVTAGANEVNDEPGFQAELTYDLGSAGFVQGLGGKLWASMITQDHDPVGTVGGYRGTGYDVGAKLTFGPAGFVGYYYTGEGLGTTGLFILATDAAGNERDSDGFYVQGSFEVMPKLTLAASYGESRLDLAPGEVNPTLLDVNKSWVGQVQYALTDWVTLIGEYINTTSEAQNGNEIDSDAIALGAILFF, from the coding sequence ATGACCAGGAAAGCCGTGTTGCCGGCTGCGATCGGGCTGGCTGGAACGCTTGCGCTGAGTTTTGCGGGTCCTGCGCGGGCGGATGTGACGGACGATCTTCTGCGCCAGTTGCGGGAGAAGGGCATTCTGAGCCAGGGCGAGTACAACGTCCTGCTGGACCGCAAGCGGGCGGAGGAGAAGGCGACGGCCCAGGGCGTGCAGAGCCAGCCCACCGTCAGCCCGGCCCAGGCCATCGACCCCAGCACCATGATCCAGCGCACCGAAAGCGGGGTGGGCTTCCGGGTCGGCGAGGTCGAGGTCAAGCTCTCCGGCTCCATCAACGGCTACTATGTGCATGAATGGGGCGACGACAATCCCGGCGCGGTCGTGGGCGGCCTGGCCGGGGCCGGCGACAGCACCTCGATCCGCAACGGCCTGCTGCCGGGCTTCCTGAAGTTCGACATCACCACCGTCCAGGACGGCTGGGAGGTGGGGGCGCATTTCGGTATCTATCCCGGCATCAACAGCGTGAGCTGGGACAATGGCGCCAACTCGCCCGGCGTGCCCGCGGCCCTGGCCACCTCCGGCATCGACTTCCGCCAGACCTACCTCACTATCGCACGGCCCGAGCTGGGCGAGCTGAAGATCGGCCGCGACATCGGCCTGTTCGGCTCCGAAGCCATCCTGAACGACATCACCCTGCTCAGCGTCGGCACGGCCGGCGGCAACGCCGCGCCCAGCAACACCAGCCTGGGCCGCATCGGGCTGGGCTACGTCTACACCGACTTCCAGCCGCAGATCACCTACACCACCCCCAGCTTCGCCGGCTTCCAGGCGGCGGTGGGCGTGTTCCAGCCGCTGGTCACGGCCGGCGCCAACGAGGTCAATGACGAGCCCGGCTTCCAGGCCGAGCTGACCTACGATCTCGGGTCCGCCGGCTTCGTGCAGGGTCTGGGCGGCAAGCTGTGGGCCAGCATGATCACCCAGGACCACGATCCGGTGGGCACGGTGGGCGGGTACCGCGGCACCGGCTACGATGTGGGGGCGAAGCTGACCTTCGGGCCGGCCGGGTTCGTGGGCTACTACTACACCGGCGAGGGGCTGGGCACGACCGGGCTGTTCATCCTGGCCACCGATGCGGCCGGGAACGAGCGCGACAGCGACGGCTTCTATGTCCAGGGCTCGTTCGAGGTGATGCCCAAGCTCACGCTGGCGGCCAGCTATGGCGAGAGCCGGCTGGATCTGGCGCCGGGCGAGGTCAATCCCACCCTGCTGGACGTCAACAAGTCCTGGGTCGGGCAGGTCCAGTACGCGCTGACCGACTGGGTCACGCTGATCGGCGAGTACATCAACACCACATCGGAAGCCCAGAACGGAAACGAGATCGATTCCGATGCCATCGCTCTGGGTGCTATCCTCTTCTTCTAG
- the fdhF gene encoding formate dehydrogenase subunit alpha — MSINFLLDKCEVTAREGETIFDVASRYGFQVPHLCHRPEPGYRPDGNCRACVVEIKGERVLAPSCRRTPAEGMEVSFLNPRVSKAQKMVFELLLADQPAREDAHDPHSHFWNWADRLGLKTSRFPTRERQPAPDFSHPAMAVQLDACIQCGLCARGCREVQANDVIGMAYVGAGTLPVFDFDQPMGDSSCVACGECVQACPTGALLPAKVLDDTGTVALVPDKSVNSVCPYCGVGCQVTFEVKDNDIIAVDGRDGPANANRLCVKGRFGFDYVRHPERLTVPLIRRDDMPKRADDAQIIDPANPWTHFREATWEEALERAAGGLRRIRDTHGGHALAGFGSAKGSNEEAYLFQKLVRTGFGSNNVDHCTRLCHASSVAALMEGIGSGAVTAPVQAALDAEVIFIIGANPTVNHPVAATFIKNAARKGAKLIVADPRGQRLDRFASHSLRIKGGSDVALLSAMLNVIVTEGLVDRQYVQAHVDGYEEFAQNILAFTPEAMSPVCGIEPEVIREVARMYATSRASIVFWGMGISQHVHGTDNARCLIALALLTGQVGRPGTGLHPLRGQNNVQGASDAGLIPMVYPDYRRVDSVPVRELFEEAWGAALDPAPGLTVVEIMKAMEAGDIRGMYVMGENPAMSDPDLAHARAALASLEHLVVQDLFLTETAAYADVVLPASGFPEKTGTFTNTDRRIQIGRQAIDPPGEARQDLWIVEEMAIRLGLPWTHRPASEVFTEMASLMPSLAGITWEMLEERDSVTYPLDPETGVGKEIIFGDAFPTANGRARLASVQLVPPDESPDADYPILLTTGRVLEHWHTGAMTRRAGMLNALEPTPFVSLSRKDMRRMNLEAGSKVRVSTRRGTIELEARPDQNVSPGSAFIPFCYREAAANLLTNPALDPYGKIPEFKICAASISRVEAA, encoded by the coding sequence ATGAGTATCAATTTCCTCCTGGACAAGTGCGAGGTCACCGCCCGCGAGGGGGAGACCATCTTCGACGTGGCCAGCCGCTACGGCTTCCAGGTGCCGCACCTCTGCCACCGTCCGGAGCCGGGCTACCGCCCCGATGGCAATTGCCGCGCCTGCGTGGTCGAGATCAAGGGGGAGCGGGTGCTTGCCCCTTCCTGCCGCCGCACGCCGGCGGAGGGGATGGAGGTCAGCTTCCTGAACCCGCGCGTCAGCAAGGCGCAGAAGATGGTGTTCGAACTGCTGCTGGCCGACCAGCCGGCGCGGGAGGATGCCCATGATCCGCACAGCCATTTCTGGAACTGGGCCGACCGGCTGGGCCTGAAGACCAGCCGCTTCCCGACGCGCGAGCGGCAGCCGGCCCCGGATTTCAGCCATCCCGCCATGGCGGTGCAGCTCGACGCCTGCATCCAGTGCGGCCTCTGCGCCCGCGGCTGCCGCGAGGTGCAGGCCAACGACGTCATCGGCATGGCCTATGTCGGGGCCGGCACGTTGCCGGTCTTCGACTTCGACCAGCCGATGGGCGACAGCTCCTGCGTCGCCTGCGGCGAGTGCGTGCAGGCCTGCCCCACCGGCGCGCTGCTGCCGGCCAAGGTTCTGGACGATACCGGCACCGTCGCGCTGGTGCCTGACAAGTCGGTGAACAGCGTCTGCCCCTATTGCGGCGTCGGCTGTCAGGTGACCTTCGAGGTCAAGGACAACGACATCATCGCTGTGGATGGGCGCGACGGCCCGGCCAACGCCAACCGCCTCTGCGTCAAGGGCCGCTTCGGATTCGACTATGTGCGCCATCCGGAGCGGCTGACCGTGCCGCTGATCCGGCGCGACGACATGCCGAAGCGGGCCGACGACGCCCAGATCATCGATCCGGCCAACCCCTGGACCCATTTCCGCGAAGCCACCTGGGAGGAGGCGCTGGAGCGCGCCGCGGGCGGCCTCCGCCGCATCCGCGATACCCATGGCGGTCACGCGCTCGCCGGCTTCGGTTCCGCCAAAGGCTCCAACGAGGAGGCCTATCTGTTCCAGAAGCTGGTCCGCACCGGCTTCGGCAGCAACAATGTCGACCACTGCACCCGCCTCTGCCACGCCTCCTCCGTCGCGGCGCTGATGGAGGGGATCGGGTCCGGCGCGGTCACCGCCCCGGTGCAGGCGGCGCTGGATGCGGAGGTGATCTTCATCATCGGCGCCAACCCGACGGTGAACCACCCGGTCGCCGCAACCTTCATCAAGAACGCGGCCCGCAAGGGGGCCAAGCTGATCGTGGCCGATCCGCGCGGCCAGCGTCTGGACCGCTTCGCCAGCCACAGCCTGCGGATCAAGGGCGGCAGCGACGTGGCCCTGCTCTCCGCCATGCTGAACGTGATCGTCACGGAAGGTCTGGTCGACCGGCAATATGTCCAGGCCCATGTGGACGGGTACGAGGAGTTCGCGCAGAACATCCTGGCCTTCACGCCGGAAGCCATGTCGCCGGTCTGCGGGATCGAGCCCGAGGTGATCCGCGAGGTCGCCCGGATGTATGCCACCTCCCGAGCCTCCATCGTCTTCTGGGGCATGGGCATCAGCCAACATGTCCACGGCACCGACAATGCCCGCTGCCTGATCGCGCTGGCGCTTCTGACCGGCCAGGTCGGCCGGCCCGGTACCGGGCTGCATCCGCTGCGCGGGCAGAACAACGTCCAGGGCGCTTCCGACGCCGGCCTGATCCCGATGGTCTATCCCGACTACCGCCGGGTCGATTCCGTCCCGGTGCGGGAACTGTTCGAGGAAGCCTGGGGCGCCGCGCTGGACCCCGCCCCCGGCCTGACGGTGGTGGAGATCATGAAGGCCATGGAGGCCGGCGATATCCGCGGCATGTATGTGATGGGTGAGAATCCGGCCATGTCCGACCCGGATCTGGCCCATGCCCGCGCGGCATTGGCCTCGCTGGAGCATCTGGTGGTGCAGGACCTGTTCCTGACGGAGACGGCGGCCTATGCCGACGTGGTCCTGCCGGCCAGCGGCTTCCCGGAGAAGACGGGCACCTTCACCAATACCGACCGCCGCATCCAGATCGGCCGGCAGGCCATCGACCCGCCGGGCGAGGCGCGCCAGGACCTCTGGATCGTGGAAGAGATGGCCATCCGCCTGGGACTGCCATGGACGCACCGGCCGGCGTCGGAGGTCTTCACCGAAATGGCATCCCTGATGCCGTCCCTGGCCGGCATCACCTGGGAAATGCTGGAGGAGCGCGACTCCGTTACCTACCCGCTGGACCCGGAGACGGGCGTGGGCAAGGAGATCATCTTCGGCGACGCCTTCCCCACCGCCAACGGCCGCGCACGGCTGGCATCGGTGCAGCTAGTGCCGCCGGACGAGTCGCCCGACGCGGATTATCCGATCCTGCTGACCACCGGCCGCGTGCTGGAGCACTGGCATACGGGCGCCATGACCCGGCGGGCCGGCATGCTGAACGCGCTGGAGCCGACGCCCTTCGTGTCCCTGTCCCGCAAGGACATGCGGCGGATGAACCTTGAGGCCGGCAGCAAGGTACGGGTTTCGACCCGTCGCGGCACGATCGAGCTTGAAGCGCGTCCCGACCAGAACGTGTCTCCTGGCAGCGCTTTCATCCCCTTCTGCTACCGCGAAGCCGCGGCCAACCTGCTGACCAATCCGGCCCTGGACCCGTACGGGAAAATTCCGGAGTTCAAGATCTGTGCAGCCAGCATCTCCAGAGTGGAGGCCGCCTGA
- a CDS encoding NAD(P)H-dependent oxidoreductase subunit E, whose protein sequence is MIERLHRIQDQQGYLTLDDLDVLGAELILPRAAVYEVATFYHGFRIREAASDPKPVLQVCTSLACHIVGAPERLEVLREAFGGQFEVEGVACLGRCEAAPCGRVRQQVLTDLEPDAVAEVLAAPPPKDRPVIDFDAYLAEGGYHRLQALVRGETDADWVLGVLHEAGLRGLGGAGFPTGRKWTAVRAETGPKLMAVNSDESEPGTFKDRVHLETDPHRVLEGMLIGAITVGAEACYFFLRDEYDHIRRILETEIPKLAALGLKLPRIELRRGAGNYICGEESAMLEALEGKRGLPRQKPPYPSQVGLFDRPTLINNVETLYWIRALLENGPDWFAGFGRNGRKGLRSFSVSGRVAEPGMKVAPAGISLRELIEEHCGGMAPGHTLKAFLPGGASGGILPAYLADQPLDFGTLEEHGGMIGSAAVIVLSDKDDLADAARNLMAFFKHESCGQCTPCRVGTGKALALMHAPSWNAPLLTELGACMTDASICGLGQAAPNVFKSLLRHFPEEVR, encoded by the coding sequence TTGATAGAAAGACTGCATCGTATCCAGGATCAGCAGGGGTATCTGACCCTGGACGATCTGGACGTCCTGGGGGCGGAACTGATCCTGCCGCGCGCGGCGGTCTATGAAGTGGCGACCTTCTATCACGGCTTCCGCATCCGCGAAGCCGCGTCCGACCCGAAGCCGGTGCTGCAGGTCTGCACCAGCCTGGCCTGCCACATCGTTGGCGCGCCGGAGCGGCTGGAAGTCCTGCGCGAGGCCTTCGGCGGGCAGTTCGAGGTGGAGGGTGTCGCCTGCCTCGGCCGGTGCGAGGCTGCTCCTTGCGGCCGGGTCCGGCAGCAGGTCCTGACCGATCTGGAGCCAGACGCGGTGGCGGAGGTTCTGGCCGCTCCCCCGCCGAAGGACCGGCCGGTCATCGACTTCGACGCCTATCTGGCGGAAGGCGGCTATCACCGGCTCCAGGCGCTGGTGCGCGGCGAGACGGATGCCGATTGGGTGCTTGGCGTCCTGCATGAGGCCGGGCTGCGCGGGCTCGGCGGCGCCGGCTTCCCGACGGGCCGCAAATGGACCGCTGTGCGGGCGGAGACCGGCCCGAAGCTGATGGCCGTGAACTCGGACGAGAGCGAGCCCGGCACCTTCAAGGATCGCGTCCATCTGGAGACCGATCCCCACCGGGTGCTTGAGGGCATGCTGATCGGCGCTATCACAGTGGGGGCTGAGGCCTGCTACTTCTTCCTGCGCGACGAGTACGACCATATCCGCCGCATCCTGGAGACGGAAATCCCGAAGCTGGCCGCGCTCGGGCTGAAGCTGCCGAGGATCGAACTGCGCCGCGGAGCCGGCAACTACATCTGCGGCGAAGAGTCGGCGATGCTGGAGGCGCTGGAGGGCAAGCGCGGCCTGCCGCGGCAGAAGCCTCCCTACCCCAGCCAGGTCGGCCTGTTCGACCGTCCCACGCTGATCAACAATGTTGAGACCCTGTACTGGATCCGCGCCCTGCTGGAGAACGGTCCCGACTGGTTCGCCGGCTTCGGCCGGAACGGCCGCAAGGGTCTGCGCTCCTTCTCCGTCTCCGGCCGGGTGGCGGAGCCGGGCATGAAGGTTGCCCCCGCCGGCATCTCCCTGCGGGAGCTGATCGAGGAGCATTGCGGCGGCATGGCCCCGGGCCACACGCTGAAGGCGTTCCTGCCCGGCGGCGCCTCCGGCGGCATCCTGCCTGCATATCTGGCCGACCAGCCGCTCGATTTCGGCACGCTGGAGGAGCATGGCGGCATGATCGGCAGCGCCGCCGTGATCGTCCTGTCCGACAAGGACGATCTGGCCGACGCGGCCCGCAATCTGATGGCCTTCTTCAAACATGAGAGCTGCGGCCAGTGCACGCCCTGCCGGGTCGGCACCGGCAAGGCGCTGGCGCTAATGCACGCGCCGAGCTGGAACGCGCCGCTGCTGACCGAACTCGGGGCCTGCATGACGGATGCCAGCATCTGCGGCCTGGGACAGGCCGCGCCCAATGTCTTCAAAAGCCTGTTGCGCCACTTCCCGGAGGAAGTTCGATGA
- a CDS encoding LysR family transcriptional regulator, translated as MIDKLELFITLAREQHFGRAAEACGVTQPTLSAGLRQLENTLGVLLVQRGSRFQGLTPEGERVLEWARRIVGDARAMKQDIYSMRHELTGHLRIAAIPTALAVVHEITNPFRDRHPNVRFTVISCTSHEILEQLENLEIDAGLSYLDNEPLGKVRTVPLYRERYMLITSRDSTLGDRKQVTWAEVGQIPLCLLTPDMQNRRIIDKFLGLAPEKRSPMLESNSMIVLYAHVRTGRWSSIMPEKLASTLGLTDSMRAIPITAPDALNTVGLVVAHRDPSTPLVSALLQEAKQVARVLNG; from the coding sequence ATGATCGATAAGCTTGAGCTATTCATCACCCTGGCGCGGGAGCAGCATTTTGGTCGGGCGGCAGAGGCTTGCGGCGTTACCCAGCCTACGCTTTCCGCGGGTTTGCGCCAGTTGGAGAACACGCTCGGCGTTCTGCTGGTCCAACGAGGCTCCCGCTTCCAGGGGCTGACGCCGGAGGGGGAGCGGGTGCTGGAATGGGCCCGTCGCATCGTGGGCGACGCCCGTGCGATGAAGCAGGACATCTACAGCATGCGACATGAGCTGACAGGCCATCTTCGCATTGCAGCGATTCCAACGGCCCTCGCCGTGGTGCATGAGATCACCAATCCATTCCGGGATCGGCACCCCAATGTGCGCTTCACCGTGATCTCCTGCACCTCGCACGAGATTCTGGAGCAGTTGGAGAATCTGGAGATCGATGCCGGCCTCAGCTACCTGGACAATGAGCCGTTGGGCAAGGTCCGCACGGTGCCGCTGTACCGGGAGCGCTACATGCTGATCACCTCCCGCGACAGCACTCTGGGCGACCGCAAGCAGGTCACATGGGCAGAGGTGGGGCAGATTCCGCTCTGTCTCTTGACTCCGGACATGCAGAACCGGCGCATCATCGACAAATTCCTTGGCCTCGCCCCGGAGAAGCGGTCGCCGATGCTGGAGAGCAACTCCATGATCGTGCTCTACGCCCATGTGCGGACGGGCCGCTGGTCCAGCATCATGCCGGAGAAGCTGGCGAGCACGCTTGGCCTGACCGACAGCATGCGCGCCATCCCCATCACCGCGCCCGACGCGCTGAACACGGTCGGCCTGGTCGTCGCCCACCGCGACCCCAGCACGCCGCTGGTCAGCGCCCTGTTGCAGGAAGCGAAGCAGGTGGCGCGCGTGCTGAACGGGTGA
- the fghA gene encoding S-formylglutathione hydrolase has protein sequence MADTSIQTLSRHRCYGGWVSYHQHDSAATKTPMKFGVFVPPQAEKGKVPVVIYLAGLTCDETTFLIKAGAERMAAELGIMLIAPDTSPRGLDLPGIRDSWDFGEAAGFYLNATRAPWTENFRMEAYVTGDLLEAVEAEYPNADLGRLGIMGHSMGGHGALTLALRYPDRFKSVSALAPISNPTQVPWGEKAFSNYLGHDRSKWAEYDASELVKSGKRFPGPVLVDQGLADKFLEDQLKPEALEAACGDAGQELTVRRHEGYDHGYFFIQTVIDDHLKHHASKL, from the coding sequence ATGGCCGACACGTCCATCCAGACCCTGTCCCGCCACCGTTGCTACGGCGGTTGGGTCAGCTACCACCAGCATGACAGCGCCGCCACCAAGACTCCGATGAAGTTCGGCGTCTTCGTCCCTCCCCAGGCGGAGAAGGGCAAGGTCCCGGTCGTGATCTATCTGGCCGGCCTGACCTGCGACGAGACCACTTTCCTGATCAAGGCCGGGGCGGAGCGCATGGCCGCCGAGCTCGGCATCATGCTGATCGCCCCGGACACCAGCCCGCGCGGCCTGGACCTTCCCGGCATCCGCGACAGTTGGGACTTCGGTGAGGCCGCCGGCTTCTACCTGAACGCCACGCGTGCTCCCTGGACCGAGAATTTCCGCATGGAGGCCTATGTCACCGGCGACCTGCTGGAGGCGGTGGAGGCGGAGTACCCGAACGCCGACCTCGGCCGGCTGGGCATCATGGGTCACTCCATGGGCGGGCACGGGGCGCTGACCCTGGCGCTACGCTATCCCGACCGGTTCAAGTCGGTTTCCGCCCTCGCCCCGATCTCCAATCCCACGCAGGTGCCGTGGGGCGAGAAGGCCTTCTCCAACTATCTGGGCCACGACCGCTCCAAGTGGGCGGAGTACGATGCCTCGGAACTAGTGAAGTCCGGCAAGCGCTTCCCCGGCCCCGTGCTGGTGGACCAGGGACTGGCCGACAAGTTCCTGGAGGATCAGCTGAAGCCCGAGGCGCTGGAAGCCGCCTGCGGCGATGCCGGCCAGGAACTGACCGTCCGCCGGCACGAGGGCTATGACCACGGTTACTTCTTCATCCAGACCGTGATCGACGACCATCTGAAGCACCACGCCTCGAAGCTCTGA
- a CDS encoding S-(hydroxymethyl)glutathione dehydrogenase/class III alcohol dehydrogenase has product MKTRAAVALGAGQALEVVEVDLEGPKAGEVLVEIKATGICHTDAYTLSGADPEGLFPSILGHEGAGVVLEVGPGVTSLKPGDHVIPLYTPECRQCKSCLSGKTNLCTAIRATQGKGLMPDGTSRFSLNGKPLFHYMGCSTFSNHTVLPEIALAKIRPDAPFEKVCYIGCGVTTGVGAVINTAKVQVGETVAVFGLGGIGLNVIQAARMVGADKIIGVDINPAREEMARQFGMTHFVNPDQVGRDKVVQAIIDLSDGGVDYSFECVGNVHLMRQALECCHRGWGQSIIIGVAAAGQEISTRPFQLVTGRVWKGSAFGGARGRRDVPKIVDWYMEGKINIDDLITHVMPLEQINHAFDLMHEGKSIRSVVNYG; this is encoded by the coding sequence ATGAAGACGCGGGCGGCGGTGGCACTGGGTGCCGGTCAGGCGTTGGAAGTCGTGGAAGTCGACCTGGAAGGTCCCAAGGCCGGCGAAGTGCTGGTGGAGATCAAGGCCACCGGTATCTGCCATACCGATGCCTACACCCTGTCGGGCGCCGATCCGGAAGGCCTCTTCCCCTCGATCCTGGGCCATGAGGGCGCGGGCGTGGTGCTGGAAGTCGGTCCGGGCGTCACCAGCCTGAAGCCGGGCGACCATGTGATTCCGCTCTACACGCCGGAATGCCGCCAGTGCAAATCCTGCCTCTCCGGCAAGACGAATCTCTGCACGGCCATCCGCGCCACCCAGGGCAAGGGCCTGATGCCCGACGGCACCAGCCGCTTCAGCCTGAATGGCAAGCCGCTGTTCCACTACATGGGCTGCTCCACCTTCTCCAACCACACCGTCCTGCCGGAAATCGCGCTGGCGAAGATCCGTCCGGATGCGCCGTTCGAGAAGGTCTGCTACATCGGCTGCGGCGTCACCACCGGCGTGGGCGCGGTCATCAACACCGCCAAGGTGCAGGTCGGTGAGACCGTGGCCGTGTTCGGTCTCGGCGGCATCGGCCTCAACGTGATCCAGGCGGCCCGCATGGTCGGCGCCGACAAGATCATCGGCGTGGACATCAATCCCGCCCGTGAGGAGATGGCCCGCCAGTTCGGCATGACCCACTTCGTCAACCCCGACCAGGTCGGCCGCGACAAGGTGGTGCAGGCCATCATCGACCTGAGCGATGGCGGCGTGGATTACAGCTTCGAGTGCGTCGGCAACGTCCATCTGATGCGTCAGGCACTGGAATGCTGCCATCGCGGCTGGGGCCAGTCGATCATCATCGGCGTCGCCGCCGCCGGCCAGGAGATCTCCACCCGTCCGTTCCAGCTCGTCACCGGCCGCGTCTGGAAGGGCAGCGCCTTCGGCGGCGCCCGCGGCCGCCGCGACGTGCCGAAGATCGTCGACTGGTACATGGAGGGTAAGATCAATATCGACGATCTGATCACCCATGTGATGCCGCTGGAGCAGATCAATCACGCCTTCGACCTGATGCACGAGGGCAAGTCCATTCGCTCCGTCGTCAATTACGGCTGA
- a CDS encoding phage terminase family protein translates to MHRLLLPVLLLAAAPAVAQEVSGNDYPTEARVEYVMACMASNGNTLDARRECSCSIDVIADYISYRDYEAVETAMAMQQMPGERAGMMRGVGWMKDLLERFRQAQVEADLECFRRKGE, encoded by the coding sequence ATGCACCGTCTTCTCCTCCCCGTCCTGCTGCTCGCCGCTGCTCCGGCCGTGGCGCAGGAGGTGTCAGGGAACGACTATCCCACAGAGGCGCGGGTCGAGTACGTGATGGCCTGCATGGCCAGCAACGGCAACACGCTGGACGCCCGCCGCGAATGCTCATGCAGCATCGACGTCATTGCCGACTATATCAGCTACCGCGACTATGAGGCGGTGGAGACCGCCATGGCCATGCAGCAGATGCCGGGCGAGCGCGCCGGCATGATGCGCGGCGTCGGCTGGATGAAGGACCTGCTGGAGCGCTTCCGTCAGGCGCAGGTCGAGGCCGATCTGGAGTGCTTCCGGCGCAAGGGCGAGTAA
- a CDS encoding quinoprotein dehydrogenase-associated SoxYZ-like carrier, whose product MCSSMLIRTGRAAVVLALLAGTPAIAAPPPATEMTEADRARWTELLETYFPGRAAEPAGDMLRLEAPYRAADAALVPIAIHVAPQQGDPVRRLHLLVDDNPVPLVFTAEIGERGLPHMLETRVRVDQYTHVHALAETESGRLLETSAFVKASGGCSAPALKDPEQALARMGRMKLNLPTDIRAGQPVEAQALISHPNNSGLQFDQITRTYIQPHYIERVSIRYNGAPVLDVKTDISMSEDPSLHFRFVPDAEGMLEVEAVDSKGATFRQSWPVGAPPA is encoded by the coding sequence ATGTGCTCATCCATGCTGATCCGAACCGGCCGCGCCGCCGTGGTGCTGGCGCTGTTGGCCGGCACGCCCGCCATTGCCGCGCCGCCTCCGGCGACGGAGATGACGGAAGCTGACCGGGCGCGCTGGACCGAGCTGCTGGAGACCTACTTCCCCGGCCGCGCGGCCGAACCCGCCGGCGACATGCTGCGGCTTGAGGCCCCGTACCGGGCCGCCGACGCGGCCCTGGTGCCAATCGCCATCCACGTCGCTCCGCAGCAGGGCGACCCGGTGCGGCGGCTGCATCTGCTGGTGGACGACAACCCCGTGCCGCTGGTCTTCACGGCGGAGATCGGGGAGCGCGGCCTTCCCCACATGCTGGAAACCCGCGTCCGCGTCGACCAGTACACGCATGTCCATGCGCTGGCCGAGACGGAATCGGGCCGGTTGCTGGAAACCTCGGCCTTCGTGAAGGCCTCCGGCGGCTGCTCCGCCCCTGCCCTGAAGGACCCGGAACAGGCGCTCGCCCGCATGGGCCGGATGAAGCTGAACCTTCCCACCGACATCCGCGCCGGACAGCCGGTGGAGGCGCAGGCACTGATCAGCCATCCGAACAACAGCGGCCTGCAGTTCGACCAGATCACCCGGACCTACATCCAGCCCCATTACATCGAGCGGGTCAGCATCCGATATAATGGCGCGCCCGTGCTGGACGTGAAGACCGACATCTCGATGAGCGAGGACCCGAGCCTGCATTTCCGCTTCGTGCCCGACGCAGAAGGCATGCTGGAGGTTGAAGCTGTGGACAGCAAGGGCGCCACCTTCCGCCAGTCCTGGCCCGTGGGCGCTCCGCCGGCGTAA
- a CDS encoding quinoprotein relay system zinc metallohydrolase 2, whose product MRLPAGQPNPTIAAVMTAGLMLLALAVSAALAGPAPLKMTEIAPGIHVHQGVHQESDKSNGGDIANLAFIIGTAAVAVVDSGSSPEIARRLQAAIRARTSLPIRYVVNTHMHPDHVLGNAVFRAAGAEIVGHANLPDALARRWESYRNRAADWASGLPEAPDQHLPTIMVRDTLHLELGDRTLLLTAHPTAHTNNDLTVLDEATGTLFTGDLLFVERHPSLDGSILGWQQVLDALADQPATRAVPGHGPVSPWPAAVETLQAYLHVVTEDIRDLLQERAGLTRAVELAAADEKTKWELWQTSHPQLVTAAFAELEWE is encoded by the coding sequence ATGCGCCTACCCGCCGGACAGCCGAACCCGACCATTGCCGCCGTCATGACGGCTGGCCTGATGTTGCTGGCGCTGGCGGTATCGGCAGCCCTCGCAGGCCCTGCCCCGCTGAAGATGACCGAAATTGCGCCCGGCATCCATGTGCATCAGGGCGTGCATCAGGAGTCGGACAAGTCCAATGGGGGCGACATCGCCAACCTGGCCTTCATCATCGGAACCGCAGCGGTGGCGGTGGTGGACAGCGGCAGCTCGCCGGAAATCGCCCGGCGGCTCCAGGCCGCGATCCGAGCCAGGACCAGCCTGCCGATTCGCTATGTGGTGAACACCCACATGCATCCGGACCATGTACTGGGCAACGCCGTATTCCGGGCGGCGGGCGCGGAGATCGTCGGGCACGCGAACCTGCCCGACGCGCTGGCCCGCCGTTGGGAAAGCTACCGCAACCGCGCCGCAGACTGGGCGTCCGGATTGCCGGAAGCTCCGGATCAGCATCTGCCGACCATCATGGTGCGTGACACGCTGCATCTGGAATTGGGCGACCGGACGCTGCTGCTGACCGCACACCCGACCGCCCATACCAATAATGACCTGACGGTCCTGGACGAGGCGACCGGCACCCTGTTCACCGGAGACCTGTTGTTCGTGGAGCGGCACCCGTCCCTGGACGGCAGCATCCTCGGCTGGCAGCAGGTGCTGGACGCGCTGGCGGACCAGCCGGCGACGCGCGCCGTTCCTGGCCATGGCCCCGTATCCCCCTGGCCGGCAGCCGTCGAGACGTTGCAGGCCTACCTGCACGTCGTCACGGAAGACATCCGCGACCTGTTGCAGGAACGAGCCGGCCTGACCCGCGCCGTGGAACTGGCTGCGGCCGACGAGAAGACCAAGTGGGAGCTGTGGCAGACCAGCCATCCGCAACTGGTCACTGCCGCTTTTGCCGAGCTGGAATGGGAGTAG